GCGGCAGAAGAAACTTCTTTCCCAGCCATGGTCAGCTTGCAGGACAGGGTCGCCAAGATCATACGCGATGATCCTAATGTGGCTACTGCAACTTCTTTCAATGGTGGCAGTGGTTCGCAAAATACAGGTCGCATGTTCGTCAACCTGAAGCCACGTGGTGAACGCAAGCCGATGAAGGATGTTGTTGATGGTTTGCGCAAGAAACTCAATGAAGTTCCTGGTATTGCTGTTTTCCTGCGCCCTACCCAAAACTTGCAATTGGGTGGCCGCCCCAGCAAGAGCCAGTACCAATACATCCTGCAAAGTGTGGAAGCTGGTTCACTCAGCGACTGGGCCATCAAGCTGCAAGAAAAACTGCGTACTGACCCCGGTTTCAAGGATGTCACCACAGACTCGCAATTGAAGGGTTTGCAGGCCAGTATCAATATTGACCGTGACCGCGCGAATGCATTGGGCGTGTCCATGGACAGCATACGTTCAGCTCTGTACAGCGCCTTTGGCGAACGTCAGATATCGACGATGTACACCAATGTTGATAGCTATCAGGTCATCATGGAAGTGGCGCCAGATGCGAAGAAAGATGAAAGCGCCATCAATGGCATTTATGTACGCGGTAATACCGGTACTTTGGTACCGCTCTCCAGTATTGCTACCGTCAAACGCACGGTAGGGCCGACCGCCATCAATCACGTAGGGCAATTGCAGGCGGTGACGGTATCTTTCAACCTGGCACCCGGCACAGCCCTGGGCGAGGCGACTAACCGCATAGAAAAATACCGCGATGAAATCAAATTGCCTTCTTCCATTATCACTACTTACGGTGGTGATGCAGCGGTGTTCAAGGATTCTCAATCTGGCCAGGTGATCCTCATCGTTGCCGCCTTGCTGGTGATCTATGTCTTGCTTGGTGTATTGTACGAAAGTTATATACACCCTATCACCATCCTCGCTGGCTTGCCTTCTGCCGCTGTCGGTGCTTTGCTGACCCTGCAGATGTTTGGCGAAGACCTGACCCTGATTGCCACCATCGGTATTTTGCTATTGATCGGTATCGTCAAAAAGAATGCGATCATGATGATTGACTTTGCGCTCGATGCGCAAAGGCATCACAATATGACGCCGCCAGAAGCAATACGTGAAGCCTGCATACAGCGTTTCCGTCCCATCATGATGACCACACTCGCTGCGCTGGTCGGGGCTTTGCCGATTGCCTTGGGCTTGGGTGCCGGTGCTGAATTGCGCCAGCCTCTCGGGCTTGCAGTGGTGGGTGGTTTGATTTTTTCACAGGCAATTACCCTGTTCATTACACCCGTGATTTATCTGGCGCTGGACCGTTTCAGTGGTAGCGGGCCTATCGTTGGTGATGCCTTGCCGGTGAAATGATTGCTGGATTCTGTCCGCAGGCAATCAGCTTGCGGATAGACAGAGATATTTGAACTGCATTCCTGGCGATTGCTTAATTGCAATCGTCTTCCTGCAAATGCTGCCTTAGCTTGAGCAAGCTGCTTTCCAGATTCAGGTAGTCATCTTCGGTATAAGTTTTGAAGCGCTGCTTGCCGGATTGTACGACCTGGGGGAAGATATCATCAAAGGTGGCTTCACCTACAGGTGTCAGTTTGATGAATAACTGGCGGCGGTCATCATTGCCGCGCTCACGTTGCACCAGGCCTTTTTGTTCCAGTCTGTCGAGCACGCCCGTCAGTGTACCTTTGGTGATCAGGGTTTTTTCGCCGAGTTCTTTGCAGGTCATGCCTGGCGTATTGCCCAGGGTAGCGATGATATCGAATTGTGAATGCGTAAAACCAAGCTTGCGCACATTCCTGGCAGAAGCCTGTTCAAATAATTGCATGCACTCCGACAGTAATCGTATGCTGCGCAGGTAACGTTCGCCCATAAATAGTTTGTGAGGATTATGGTGTGATGCGCCGAACGCATCACACCAGGGACTGCAACTAATTCAATAATTAATCAGCCTTGATTGCTTCAACCTGGATAGCCAGTTTTACTTCTGGTGCAAAGCGTGGTGTACCGTAGCTCAGGCCAAAATCAGTACGTTTGAATTCTGCAGATGCATCTGCACCGCAAGCTTCTTTCTTGAACATGGGATGCTGGATACATTTGAATTTATTGATCGTCAGTGTGACTGGTTTGGTCACGCCCAGCAAAGTCAATTCACCGATAACAGCAACTGGTGTGTCGCCATCAAATTTGATGGATGTACCTTTGTAAGTCGCAGTAGGAAATTGCGCAACATTGAACATGTCTTTACCTTTTGCATGTTCATTCATTTTTTCATGGCCAAAATCGAGAGAGTTGGCATCAATAGTGATATCGACAGTGCCGGTTTTTGCAGCGCGGTCCAGTACGATCTTGCCGCTGGTTTTTGTAAACTTGCCGCGCCATACAGAAATGCCCATGTGGTCAGCTTCGAAGCTAGGGTAAGTATGGTTAGGTTCGATGTTGTAAGTCTGGGCAAATGCAGGTGCAGTGCTGATCAACATTGCGGCGGCGATAAGTTTAGCGATTTTCATAGATGACTCCTGAGTGGCGAAAATTTGTTAGCTTAAAAAGGTTTTGGGGTACTTGGTATTACGGGTTTGTTACTACGTGAAACTTGATCTGTACTTCATCGGCAACCATGCCGGTGTCTTTCCATTCACCTTCACCGATATTGAAGGTGAGGCGTTTGATAGGTAGGCTGCCGTCAAACACCTGGCTGTTGCCTTCTTTCTTGACGCTTAAAGGGAAGCTGACATCCACGGTTTTACCCTTGATGCTGAGCTTGCCCGTGACATCAAGCTTGCCTGCCGCACCTGCCTTCATGGATGTAGATACAAAGCTGGCCTTAGGGAAGGCGGCAGCGTTGAACCATTCCTTCTTCAGGACTTCTTTATTGTATTCAGCGTCACCAAGGTCAAAGCTGGCAACCTCAATATCTACTGTTGCTTTGGATGTTTCAGGTTTTGCGCTGTCGTAATCAATGTTGGCCGCAATTTTTTTGAATTTGGCATCAACGGGTACATTCATTTGCTTGAACACAATGTTGACCGTGCTTTTTGCCGCATCCACCTTCAGGGCGGCGGCAATGGCCGGGCTGGCGATCAGCAAGGCGACAGCAGCAGAAATAGCGATTTTTTTCGTGGAATAGGTGGACATACTTGTACCTGCTTAAAAATAAGAAGAATTAACTAAATGGATTAGCCTGGAAAAATTAAAAACGGGGACGCATGCGATTCAAGAGCCCGTCTTTATCGTAGAAATGGTGCTTGAGCGCCGCCGCGACATGCAGTAAGACCAGAACGAACATGACATTATTTAAAATTTCATGCAATTCTTTTAAAGTCCCCTTGATTTCCGGGTTGGGAGCTATTAATACTGGTAATTCGAATAATCCCAGATAGACTACCGGATAGCCCGCTGCCAGGGTGTAAAAATAACCAGACAAGGGCACAGCGAACATCAGTACATACAGCAGGATATGAGTCGCATTCGCCAGCTGGGTCTGGACTTTGCCCATATTCTCAGGGTAAGGCGGTGCCTTGCTCATGAGCCGGGAGATGAGACGTATGGCAACAAAAGCAAGTACCGTTACGCCCAGCCATTTATGGTAGGAGAAATATTGCAACTTGGTCGGGCTGATCCTCATATCAACCATGATATTGCCGAGGATAAAGGCAATGATGATAAGTATGGCAATCAGCCAGTGCAGCGCTATGCTGAAATTGGAATATCTTTGAGTGGCTGCCATGCTTGCTCCTCTGATGAAAGAGATAATTAGTTCGAAGTAGAACTAATATAGCGCAAAAAAAGAAAGTCTGCTGAGAGCCGCCCAATTTTTAAGCGAATATTATGTAAGCAGCTGCTACATTTTGTTTTTGAAACTGAATCTTGCGGCTATACTTTGCCCGGAATTTCCGCGCAACTTGCCATAAAAAATGTTTTTCCCCTGCCATTAAGGCCTTCATTTATCATTGGCTTACTTGCCAATTCATCATATCAATAATGAAACCAGAAATTCCAGAAAAATCCCTAGGTAAACTATTAGTCGATCCTGCCAAAACCGTACTTGGCAACGTAGCAGGTGCCGTCAGTGAAACCACAGGCTTGCTGGACCAGAGCGGGCCATTGAAACCTGGCACAGGTCTGGCTAGTGGTGTACTGGCATTGACGCTGGCATTCCTGTGTTTGCTGGGTGTGATTGCCTTTCACTTTCCACAGTATCTGACTACACCTGAATTACGCAAAAATTATTCGCCTGATGTGATCAGGCATATTTTGTTCGCTGCCCTGGTCTTGTCAGGCGTGATCAGTTTATTGAATATACTGTTCAACCGCCGTCGCGGCTTGAATGCGGTAGCCGCCGCCCTGGTGATTGCCGCCGTGGCCTACGGTGGATCGCATGTGCCTGTGGCTGATTTTCCTGATCATACGCCGTATATAGGCCTGGACTGGTTCATTCTCGATTTGCTGGGCTCGACCATCATCTTTGTTGTTATAGAAAAAATCTTCCCACTGTACAAGGGGCAGTTGATTTTCCGTCGTGAGTGGCAAACCGACATGGTGCATTTTGCCGTCAATCACTTCATCGTCGGCCTGGCCTTGTTAACTGTCAATTTCGCGATACACCGCCTGTTTGGCTGGATGGCACATGATAGCGTGCGCGACTTTGTGCAGTCTATCTGGTTCTTCCCGCAATTACTGCTGTGTATATTGACTGCCGACATGGTGCAGTACTGGACCCACCGCGCCTATCATGAGATTCCTTTCCTGTGGCGCTTCCATGCCGTCCATCATTCAGCCAAAACCATGGACTGGCTGGCCGGTTCGCGTCAGCATATCCTGGAGTTGATCTGCACCCGCGTAGGCGTGCTGGGTGCCTTGTATGTGCTGGGCTTTGACAAGACTGTCATGGACGTTTATATCATCGTGGTCGGCTTCCAGGCTGTATTCAACCATGCGAATGTGCATCTGCCATGGGGCCCGGTCAAGTATGTGATCGTCACACCTGATTTTCATCACTGGCACCATTCATCAGATGATGTGGCGATAGACAGGAACTATGCGGCTCACTATGCTTTCCTTGATCATCTGTTTGGTACAGCAATCAAAGGGCAAAAAGGCTTCCCTGAGAAATATGGCGTGCAGGGTGACTACATGCCGGACGGCTTCGTGAAACAACTGATGTTCCCGTTCCGTTCGCAGAAATAAGTTGTGTGAATCAAGACCATTAACCACAGAGGCACCGAGACACAGAGAAAGGCTAGAGAAAAACATGCAAGTTAGCTTTGATATTTTTGGGGCTTTCTTCGATTTTCTCTGTGCTACCTCCGTGTCTCGGTGCCTCTGTGGTGAGCCTTTTGGTCTTTAAACCTTAAATCGCTTTCGCCAATTTCGCTGCAATACCGGTGTAGTTCGCCGGTGTCATTGCCAGCAGCAAATCTTTTGCATCGCGCGGGATTGCCAGGCCTTCAACAAACTCTTGCAAGGCGGCTTTGGTGATGCCTTTGCCGCGTGTCAGTTCTTTCAATTGCTCGTAAGCGTTTTCTACTGCATAACGGCGCATCACGGTTTGTACCGGCTCTGCCAATACTTCCCAGGTCGCATCAAGGTCTGCAGCCAGGCGCTCTGGATTGGTTTCCAGCTTGTTCAGTCCGCGCAGGCAACTGTCGTAAGCCAGCAAGGTGTAACCAAATGCCACGCCGATATTGCGCAAGACGGTAGAGTCCGTCAGGTCACGCTGCCAGCGGGACACCGGCAATTTTTCTGACAGATGACGCAGCAGCGAATTCGCCAGACCCAGGTTGCCTTCAGAATTTTCAAAGTCGATAGGATTGACTTTATGTGGCATGGTGGAAGAGCCAATTTCACCTGCCTTGGTTTTTTGCTTGAAATAACCGACAGAGATATAACCCCAGATGTCGCGGTTCAAGTCCAGCAAGATAGTGTTGGCGCGTGCGAAGGCATCAAACATCTCGGCCATATAATCATGCGGCTCGATCTGTATCGTGTAAGGATTATAGGTCAGGCCCAGGCGTTGCTCGACGACGTTTTTGGAGAAGCTTTCCCAGTCATGCTGCGGGTAGGCAGACAGGTGAGCATTGTAGTTGCCTACTGCTCCATTCATCTTGCCCAGAATTTCTACCTGTTCTATACGCTTGATGGCGCGCTGCAGACGTGCAACGACGTTGGCCATTTCCTTGCCCAGGGTAGTTGGGCTGGCTGTCTGGCCATGGGTGCGGGACAGCATAGGCACTTCAGCATTTGCATGCGCGATTTCTGTCAGCTTGCTGATCAGCCTTTGCAGTGCTGGCAGCATCACCTCATTACGCGCTGTCTTCAGCATCATACCGTGAGAAGTATTGTTGATGTCTTCAGAAGTGCAGGCAAAGTGGATGAATTCGCTGGCAGCAACCAGCTCAGGCACATCCTTGACTTGCTCTTTGAGCCAGTATTCAACCGCCTTGACGTCATGGTTGGTGACGGCTTCGATTTCCTTGATGCGTTGCGCATCTGCTTCAGAAAACCCGGCAACGAGTTTATCGAGCAAGGCATTTGCTGCCGGGGAAAAAGCCTTGATCTCATCGAAACCGGCTTGTGACAAAGCTTGCAGCCAGGACACTTCAACTTTAACGCGATGATGCATGAAGCCAGCTTCAGACAAGGTGGCGCGCAAGGCATCCACTTTGCTTGCATAACGACCGTCGAGTGGAGAGAGAGCAGAGAGTGAGGATAGGGACATGATGGACTATAGAGATGGAATGACAGAAAGCCTTGCGCAAAAAACAACAAAAGTGTAGATTTTGCAAATAACCATGATTTGGCAAAAATTTACAATTGTTGTGCAAATACAGTTTTTTTTGCACCGAATACGCGATTTTACCATTTGAATGCGTTCAAATTATAGAATCGTAGTGATGTTGCTGCTCCGCACGTCAGCCCGGCAGGCATGGGTTTACAGGCTGGCGATGCTATAATCCGCGCTAAACCTACTACCAGATTCCTATGAAACTTATTGGCTCCACCACTAGTCCTTTTGTCAGAAAAGTCCGCGTTGTCATGGCGGAGAAAAAACTTGATTACGTTTTTGTGCAAGAAAATGTGTGGGCAACAGACACCACAATACAGCAATCAAATCCCCTAGGAAAAGTACCCTGTCTCTTGATGGAAGACGGTGGTGCCATGTTCGATTCGCGCGTCATTGTCGAATATATAGACACTCTGACACCAGTCGGCAAGCTCATTCCTTCGCAAGGCCGTGAACGTGTGGAAGTTAAATGCTGGGAAGCCCTGGCAGATGGCATCATGGATGCCGCCATTCTGGTACGTCTGGAAAAGACCTTGCGCCCGGCTGAACAGCAAAGCCAGGAATGGATAGACAGGCAAATGAGCAAGGTGCATGCGGGTTTGAAATCCATGTCCAGCGGCCTTGGTGATACCGCGTTTTGTACCGGCAATCACCTGACCCTCGCTGATATCAGCGTAGCTTGCGCACTGGGCTGGCTGAGCTTCCGCTTCCCTGAGATAGACTGGCGTGGCGATTACCCTAATCTGGCTAAATTATTTGATAAATTGTCTGAGCGCGCTTCTTTCAAAGACACTTTGCCGCAATAAGCTCATCGCTCTGCAAGCAAGCGGGGTTTAAAGCAAGCAAATTCAAAATCAAAAGGGATGTAGCGCGAGCTACATCCCTTTTGATTTGTCTGGCCTCATTGAGCGCCAGACGCAAGCAGGTAGACCTTTACTCCTCGCTGGACATTTGCGACTGCAAGTAATTCTGGATACCGATTTTCTCTACCAGCTCCAGCTGCGTTTCCAGCCAGTCTATATGTTCTTCCGTATCCTCAAGGATCATCTGGAACAGGTCGCGTGAGACATAATCACCAACGGCCTCGCAAGTGGCGATGCCTTCCTTGACGGTCTTTTGCGCGGCAACTTCCAGCTTCAGGTCGCAACGCAGCATCTCCAGTGTGTCTTCACCTATCATCAGCTTGTGCAATGCCTGCAGATTTGGCAAACCACCGAGCATGAGGATACGGTCGATGAGCTTGTCAGCATGCTTCATTTCGCCGATAGACTCTTCATATTCCTTCTTGGCTATTTTTTCAAAACCCCAATGCTTGTACATGCGTGCATGCAAAAAATACTGGTTAATCGCACTCAATTCATTGGTGAGTTGCGCATTAAGCAGTTTGATGACTTTCGCGTCGCCTTTCATGGCTTTCCTTCCTGTGGCTATGGATATTGTTGGTGAGGTGTTTGCTGATGAGCTTTACGCTTGCAGGCTTTTATCACATGATAGATCATTCAGTGGCAGTTGCAAAACGAAGATGACCTGCATCACTGAATTAGCGTGATTCAATGCTTGAAGAAGACAATTCCTCACTTGATTGAGGTCACGAAGCGCAATTATTCTCATTTAGTTTTCTGATTACCTGAGAAAAAATCGGTGTACTTGCAGGGGCTTTGGCTCGCTTTCTCTTCCCCATTTTTTTGAAAATCAGCGTTCTGATATTCTAATTTTTGTGGTGGAGCCATCAGTGAATAACATGGCGCTGCTTCGAGTTTTTTTATTTCCTGGATTTTACTACAACGATTATCACAGCATTTTTCCCCATCAGCAAATTGCTCGTAACTACTCTGATATTTCAGGGTATGGAAAGTCAGATATCTGCCAGATGAATAAGCGGATGAGATTGGCAGTTTATAATGTGCGCTTGCAAAGAAGCGCAAGTCCCACCATCAACAACGAAGTAAACTTTGCGCTTGCTCAGAATTAAACAGTGGCCGGAAAATGCTTTCCAGAGTACGGTTCTGACATTTCTTCAAATTTAAGCTTCTACACGACATGAACTCATTTTCCCGCTTTTTATTTTCTTCAATGCTGCTTATTTCTACCAATGTCTTTGCGGACGTTTATAGATGCGTCGACACAGCGGGCAAGATTTCCTACAGTCAGAATCCCTGTCGTGACGCAAAGAATCTTCAGCAAAAAGTGAATATCAATATAGCTACGCCCGCAGTTTCGCCTGATGCTCAGAAAAATGAACAGAGCCTTGCCAGGAAAAACGAAGAATTCAAACAGAGAAGAGCTCTAAAAAATGATTATGAAAGTTGCCTGGCCAGTAAAGTCAGTCCTGTTTGTATTGGCCCAAACGAAATCGCAACCCGGAGAACTATAGTGCGATAGAGCAGCCATTCTGCGACATTGATCTCCATGATGACTATGGGCGGGTAATTTGTCGCAATATTTTTTGTGTTTTTAAGAGAGTAAGTGGGACTTAACTATTCTCTTATTTCAAATTGCTGCGATGGAATTTGCGATAGTGTTATACTGGCATTGTTAATCTGATAATTTTTAAAAATCCGTTCAAATCATTCTGAAAATATTGTGCGCTTATGATTTGAGTGCTCGGAACTCTTCCTTTGCAATAGTCTGAAAGGATCTGATAGTGCAATACAGTGCCATTGCTTCATCATCCCCCTCATCTTCAAATGCAGAGCCGGCAAAGCTTCGCCGTATGAACACCCCACGCCTGGTCTTTGCTTCGGCGCTACTTGTCATGCTGACGACTTCATGCGCGCAAAGCCGTGATGCACCCGCACAGGGAAATAATTCTTCGGGTACTGCCTCTTCCTCAACTTCTATCGCCAACAAGAAATCTATGGAAACCAATTATCAAAATGCATCTCCCGAGGTACCGCAAATGACTGCCGGGGAAATCAGCAAGCGTATGCTGGACCTGATAGGCAAGATCAAGACAGCCGAAGATTTTTCTGCCAAAAATCTGGAGTTGGCGACTGGCCTCAAGGTTTACTTTGATCCGGTAAATTCCAGGGAGTATGGGACTGGCGCAAAAATTACCGATACCTGGTTTTTTAATATTACCGTGATCTTAGGCAGCAAAGACAGTGAGCGTAGTCGTTTGCTATTTTCCTTCGATGATCAAACTCATAGCCACGCCGATATGACCCCGATCTGCAAAGTTGATTTTGAAGCCTATGCAAAACGACTGAATGAACTTGGCTTTCAACAAAAACCTGTTTATGGCGAACATGGCCGTCTTGGTACATGGCGTTTCTCACGTGATGAAATTGTGATTCATGTAGATATTCGTGGAGAAAGCAAAGAAAGGCCAAATCACGATTGCGTCTCCATGATTACCATTAGCGCTTAAGATGGATGCCATATGACCGGACCAAATGACAAACCCAGCGTGGCGTCACCAACTGCTGAGCAAAAGCTTGATCAGATCATCAAGGACTTCGGTAATGCCAACAAGACTGCGAATAATAATCCCGGCGATGACCTGGCCAAGGTTCTCGACGCCTCTCCCGATTTGAAGAAACGTATCCTCGATTCTGTCGATAAAGGCTACTTAAGTAAATTTCAGGCCCTGCCGCCCAACTCCGGTACTGGCGGCTCGTATGACCCGAGCGCAAAAGCCATCAATGTACCGATGGATGTGCTCAAAGGTGCTGACACCAATCCACGCGACAAGGCCGAGTTGATTTTTGTGATGGGCCATGAAATCCAGCATTCTTTCAATGCCGCAGCGACCAAAAAGATAACGCAGGATTTCGTCGATGGCACCACGACACTGGCAAAGAGCAAGGCATCGCCACACGACTATACCAGGCTGACCGAAGATTTCATCCAGTCATCCCGTAAAGATGAAGCTTCCGCGCATATCGGAGGATTCAATGCGACTGTTTCGCAAGCCAGAAAAGACAATCCCGATGCGACCCTCAAGGACATCTACAACACCTCCCCAGGGCGTATGAAGGATTTCATTGACGTGACTGGCGTCCGGCCAAATCTTGGTTATGCGATGAAGCCCGGCTTGACTGCCGATGCAGATATGACCATGTCCTTCTCGAAGGAAAATGTCGCTGCCATGGGCAAGTATTACTTTGATAAACCAGGAAACGTTTCTCGTCTTGGGTCAAATCATAATCTCGATTACACCAACTTCTACGGTAGTTGGGCAGTCAATGTCGCGGGTAACAATGAAAAGGTATTTCAGGATTTTTATCACAAAACTGACAAGAAATACGCCACCCCGGAAGTGCAGTTCGACATGAAGCGAATGGGCTTGCAACAAGACCTGATCAATCAGAATGTAAAATTTTCAGACAACAAAGCCTTCTCTTATGTCGATACCAGCGATGGCAAGAAGCAGCCTGCAACTTTCGATCCGAACGCGCATCCTAATCCTGCTCCTCCTGCTCCTCCTGCAAGTCCTGTCACCAGCCATGCATTGGCGAAGGATATCAAACTTGATCTGCCTGACGGAACGTCAGTCCCGCTGAACTCGTCGAAGGCCGTGCCCATGCCGCCTGCCAAGGACAGCGCAGACCTGCTCATGGGCGACGACACGCCGTCCAGCCGTTTGCTCAGGAGTGTGCCTGAATCACTTAAAGTTGCTCAAGCCAAACCGGGGTAAGCTCAAAAAATAATGCAGGTAAATGCGACAAGCGTGAGGGCTATAGCAAAGCGCTTGCTCTATCACCTAGTGAACTGTAACAGTGAAAATCGGAGTGCCTGCCATGTGCGCGACGATCATGGCTGCGTTGCAAATACTCGCGATAGCCCCGCTATCGCTGTGTTTTGCATCTTGCCCTGATGCGCCGGGCACATGTCCTTCACTCTCGATTTCACTGTTACAGTCCACTAGTGGGATGTGGGTCAATGTTTCCGGCTACTGGAACTACCCCCAGTTCCTTTCACCGAAATCCTTGCATCTTTTAACCTGGTACTAGCGTTGATTACTTGTGCAGTGACATTCCTTTTACTGCTTTGTCTATCGCTTTTTTTGGCCCACGTAAAGCCAGTCCTACCAGATTCATGTTCGCCGGATCTTCTTCAGCAAACACCTTGCGGTTGGCCTCATCATGGCCGGTGGAGAACATGGCGAACACGTAGGGCAATACCGTAATATCCCGGGCAAGGCCCACCTGATGCGCAGCTTGTAAGCCTGCAAGCTCAGCCTCGAAAATCAGTATGGGCTGGCCGAACATTTTTCCGTAGGAATGGCCGTTGGCATCGATATATGTTTCCCCCATGACCTCTGGGGCTGCAAATGCTATACCGGTCGCCAGGAAGGTGACTACGTTCATGCGTTGCCAGGCAGGCAGATCATTGCGGATAATGATGGCTACTTTGGTATCAAACATCAGGCACTCCTTTGAGTAAAACAATATGATAGAAGTGCGCTGCATGCTCAGTCTGTAAGATTTGTGCACTGTCGTTGATAGTCAGCCGGGGTGAGACGGTATGCGCGCCTGAACCACAAGCCCATATGGCTTTGATCGGCGAAACCAACTTCTGACGCGACTTCTGCCGCTGTTTTTCCTGATACTAACAAAGCCCTTGCGACACGCAGGCGCAGTCTTATCAGGTAGGCATGGGGCGACTGACCAAAGGCACGCTTGAGTTGTCGGGTCAGGCGAAAGCGGTCTATCCCGGAATGCGCCGCCAGCTCGTCCAGCCCGATATTGTCCGGCATCATCGCATGAAGATAGTCGCGGACACGTGCCATTTCGTTATTGGAGTCTTGTTTGCTTGATAGTGGACGTCTGCACAGATGACTCGAGAGCAGTGAGATCAGATGATCCAGGCTTTCGTCCCGCGCCAGGCGACCTTCAGTAAAGTGGATGGACTGCCATGCACGCATAATCATGGTGCTTAGTATGGCGTCATCCGCCAATGTATGCCGGAATGCACCTTGCAGCGACGAGGCGTCTCCCAGGTCCAGTCGCTGGGTCATGCCATTCACCCAGGTTTGAGGAAGATACAGCATGGCGTAGGTGAAGCCATTCCGCTCAGGTGCATGGCCGTCATGTACAGCACCGGGTTCAATCAGTATGGATCGCCCGCGAACGCTGGTATGTACTGAACCATGACAATTGAAGCGCTGTATTCCTTGTTGTGTGACGCCAACCAGCATTTCGTCGTGATCATGTGCATCGTAAGCATGCCCATGGAAATGCGCATGGACGCTTTCTATCCCTGTGTCCGGGTCTCTGCGGATACGTATCCAGTCAGCACTGTCGTCATCTGGCTGCATGCCTGATCTCCAGTTAATTCAATCTACAGATCAAGATACCATAGTCCGGCAGTTGAAAAGAGATGCAAAGTTTTTCCGATTTGACAGGAGGAACTTTATCTACAGCCAGTGCATAGATTCCGGCAGAAATAAAAAAAGCCAGATCGCGCAATTGCCGCAATCTGGCTTGTCCCGGGGAGGGGATTTTTTAGCTGCTCAGCGAGAAGCTGATCGTTGCCGTAGCAATCACGGTCAGGGCTTTGCCATCTTCGAGATAAGGTTTGAAAATGGCGCGCAGGATTGCTACTTTGGCGGCTTCGTCGAGGCGGTTCGAGCCGGATGATTTTTGCACGTCGACTTTTTCTGCCTGGCCTTTTTCATTGACGAGTACACGCAAGGTTACTTTGCCTTCTTCGCCCATGCGTCTGGACATGGCTGGATAGTCTGCCTGCGGCGCGCGCACATATTCAACGGCGCTGATTTGTTTTGGCTGTGCCGGAGCGGCTGGTGCCGGGGCAGTTTCCACTTTTGCTGCTACTGGTGCAGGTTGTGGTGCAGGAGGAGCTGCCTGTGTCGTAATCTGATGTACATCGGCCGGTATTTCTACCGCTGGAACAATGTGCGGAACCACAGGTACGGGTACTT
This is a stretch of genomic DNA from Undibacterium sp. KW1. It encodes these proteins:
- the bfr gene encoding bacterioferritin; its protein translation is MKGDAKVIKLLNAQLTNELSAINQYFLHARMYKHWGFEKIAKKEYEESIGEMKHADKLIDRILMLGGLPNLQALHKLMIGEDTLEMLRCDLKLEVAAQKTVKEGIATCEAVGDYVSRDLFQMILEDTEEHIDWLETQLELVEKIGIQNYLQSQMSSEE
- a CDS encoding glutathione S-transferase yields the protein MKLIGSTTSPFVRKVRVVMAEKKLDYVFVQENVWATDTTIQQSNPLGKVPCLLMEDGGAMFDSRVIVEYIDTLTPVGKLIPSQGRERVEVKCWEALADGIMDAAILVRLEKTLRPAEQQSQEWIDRQMSKVHAGLKSMSSGLGDTAFCTGNHLTLADISVACALGWLSFRFPEIDWRGDYPNLAKLFDKLSERASFKDTLPQ
- the purB gene encoding adenylosuccinate lyase, which translates into the protein MSLSSLSALSPLDGRYASKVDALRATLSEAGFMHHRVKVEVSWLQALSQAGFDEIKAFSPAANALLDKLVAGFSEADAQRIKEIEAVTNHDVKAVEYWLKEQVKDVPELVAASEFIHFACTSEDINNTSHGMMLKTARNEVMLPALQRLISKLTEIAHANAEVPMLSRTHGQTASPTTLGKEMANVVARLQRAIKRIEQVEILGKMNGAVGNYNAHLSAYPQHDWESFSKNVVEQRLGLTYNPYTIQIEPHDYMAEMFDAFARANTILLDLNRDIWGYISVGYFKQKTKAGEIGSSTMPHKVNPIDFENSEGNLGLANSLLRHLSEKLPVSRWQRDLTDSTVLRNIGVAFGYTLLAYDSCLRGLNKLETNPERLAADLDATWEVLAEPVQTVMRRYAVENAYEQLKELTRGKGITKAALQEFVEGLAIPRDAKDLLLAMTPANYTGIAAKLAKAI
- a CDS encoding YceI family protein gives rise to the protein MKIAKLIAAAMLISTAPAFAQTYNIEPNHTYPSFEADHMGISVWRGKFTKTSGKIVLDRAAKTGTVDITIDANSLDFGHEKMNEHAKGKDMFNVAQFPTATYKGTSIKFDGDTPVAVIGELTLLGVTKPVTLTINKFKCIQHPMFKKEACGADASAEFKRTDFGLSYGTPRFAPEVKLAIQVEAIKAD
- a CDS encoding MarR family winged helix-turn-helix transcriptional regulator, which encodes MQLFEQASARNVRKLGFTHSQFDIIATLGNTPGMTCKELGEKTLITKGTLTGVLDRLEQKGLVQRERGNDDRRQLFIKLTPVGEATFDDIFPQVVQSGKQRFKTYTEDDYLNLESSLLKLRQHLQEDDCN
- a CDS encoding sterol desaturase family protein, whose translation is MKPEIPEKSLGKLLVDPAKTVLGNVAGAVSETTGLLDQSGPLKPGTGLASGVLALTLAFLCLLGVIAFHFPQYLTTPELRKNYSPDVIRHILFAALVLSGVISLLNILFNRRRGLNAVAAALVIAAVAYGGSHVPVADFPDHTPYIGLDWFILDLLGSTIIFVVIEKIFPLYKGQLIFRREWQTDMVHFAVNHFIVGLALLTVNFAIHRLFGWMAHDSVRDFVQSIWFFPQLLLCILTADMVQYWTHRAYHEIPFLWRFHAVHHSAKTMDWLAGSRQHILELICTRVGVLGALYVLGFDKTVMDVYIIVVGFQAVFNHANVHLPWGPVKYVIVTPDFHHWHHSSDDVAIDRNYAAHYAFLDHLFGTAIKGQKGFPEKYGVQGDYMPDGFVKQLMFPFRSQK
- a CDS encoding YceI family protein, encoding MSTYSTKKIAISAAVALLIASPAIAAALKVDAAKSTVNIVFKQMNVPVDAKFKKIAANIDYDSAKPETSKATVDIEVASFDLGDAEYNKEVLKKEWFNAAAFPKASFVSTSMKAGAAGKLDVTGKLSIKGKTVDVSFPLSVKKEGNSQVFDGSLPIKRLTFNIGEGEWKDTGMVADEVQIKFHVVTNP
- a CDS encoding cytochrome b yields the protein MAATQRYSNFSIALHWLIAILIIIAFILGNIMVDMRISPTKLQYFSYHKWLGVTVLAFVAIRLISRLMSKAPPYPENMGKVQTQLANATHILLYVLMFAVPLSGYFYTLAAGYPVVYLGLFELPVLIAPNPEIKGTLKELHEILNNVMFVLVLLHVAAALKHHFYDKDGLLNRMRPRF